In the Bifidobacterium catenulatum PV20-2 genome, one interval contains:
- a CDS encoding response regulator transcription factor: MARILIIEDDADLSAVLDDCLRHEGYATDLAATGIEALDRLSQGTYDVMLLDRDLPVLSGDEVMRTVDRLRIPVRTLMLTAAGSVEDRVRGLDLGADDYLAKPFAYPELLARIRALLRRGGADDAPTILSRGRLSVDTVRRLAYADGQPLDLAPREYALLEELLRADGGWTATTVLLESLWPAESHGQPDLVKTAVHSLRRKLPDSTLIASSRGKGYRIP, from the coding sequence ATGGCGAGGATCTTGATCATTGAGGACGACGCCGACCTGTCGGCCGTGCTCGATGACTGTCTCAGACACGAGGGGTACGCGACTGACCTGGCCGCGACCGGCATCGAGGCGTTGGACCGCCTCTCGCAGGGAACGTACGACGTGATGCTCCTCGACCGCGACCTGCCTGTGCTCTCCGGCGACGAGGTCATGCGCACTGTCGACCGGCTGCGCATCCCCGTGCGCACGCTCATGCTCACCGCCGCTGGAAGCGTCGAGGACCGCGTGCGGGGACTCGACCTGGGGGCCGACGACTATCTGGCCAAGCCGTTCGCCTACCCCGAGCTCCTCGCCCGCATCCGCGCGCTCCTGCGCCGCGGCGGGGCGGACGACGCGCCCACCATACTCTCTCGGGGTCGCCTGAGCGTGGATACCGTCAGACGGCTCGCCTACGCCGACGGACAACCCCTCGACCTCGCGCCCCGCGAATACGCGCTCCTGGAGGAGCTGTTGCGTGCCGACGGCGGCTGGACCGCCACCACCGTCCTGCTCGAATCGCTCTGGCCGGCCGAATCGCACGGCCAGCCAGACCTCGTCAAGACCGCCGTGCACTCGCTGCGTCGCAAACTGCCCGACTCCACGCTCATCGCGTCCTCACGCGGGAAGGGATACCGCATACCATGA
- a CDS encoding peptidoglycan-binding protein yields MKTRILTPLILTGLGMLSAGVLATALIIPTPTPDGLASPTSPDTVTASRQQFADERTVEASFETIAEQPITSRAAGTVSETLCTPGQTFESGTRLLSVDGRPIIALHTDTPLYREIGTGDSGPDVLALQQELARLGYNAEGNGTYGWRTADGVRQLFSRAGKTNPDGRIGPADVAWLPQTSATPTQCTAGLNMSLADGAEIMKTGGQLIAVTFPTPANLSEGKRTFTLFGVKTSLDADGIGKTGGRISDQKFLDQIQASDGYKTTLADQGGKKPTATLALEQPIDTTKVPPSAITGQNGTHACVSSDGKQAIPVTVIGSALGATLVQPEQADASIDKVVLGHKLDKVQCPTETQH; encoded by the coding sequence ATGAAGACAAGAATCCTGACCCCACTGATACTGACCGGACTGGGCATGCTGTCCGCGGGCGTGCTCGCCACCGCGTTGATCATTCCCACGCCTACGCCCGACGGGCTGGCCTCGCCCACGAGCCCCGACACCGTCACAGCCAGCCGACAGCAGTTCGCCGACGAACGCACCGTCGAAGCCTCGTTCGAGACCATCGCCGAACAGCCAATCACCTCACGCGCGGCCGGCACCGTCAGTGAGACCCTATGCACGCCCGGGCAGACGTTCGAATCCGGCACACGCCTGCTGTCCGTGGACGGCAGGCCCATCATCGCCCTGCACACCGACACGCCCCTCTACCGCGAGATCGGTACCGGCGACAGCGGGCCCGACGTGCTCGCCCTGCAACAGGAACTCGCCCGCCTCGGCTACAACGCCGAAGGCAACGGCACCTACGGGTGGCGCACCGCGGACGGCGTCAGACAACTATTCTCCCGGGCTGGCAAAACCAATCCCGACGGCAGAATCGGGCCCGCCGACGTGGCGTGGCTGCCCCAGACGTCCGCCACGCCCACCCAATGCACAGCCGGCCTGAACATGAGCCTGGCGGATGGTGCCGAGATCATGAAGACCGGCGGCCAGCTGATCGCCGTCACCTTCCCCACACCCGCGAACCTGAGCGAAGGCAAACGCACGTTCACGCTCTTCGGCGTCAAGACCAGCCTCGACGCCGACGGCATCGGTAAGACCGGCGGCAGGATCAGCGACCAGAAATTCCTCGACCAGATCCAGGCCAGCGACGGCTACAAAACCACCCTCGCCGACCAAGGCGGCAAGAAACCCACCGCCACACTCGCGCTCGAGCAGCCCATCGACACGACCAAGGTCCCGCCCTCTGCCATCACCGGCCAGAACGGCACCCACGCCTGCGTCTCGTCAGACGGCAAACAGGCCATCCCCGTCACCGTTATCGGCTCCGCGCTCGGAGCCACCCTCGTCCAACCCGAACAAGCCGACGCCTCCATCGACAAAGTCGTGCTCGGCCACAAACTCGACAAAGTCCAATGCCCCACCGAAACACAACACTGA
- a CDS encoding ABC transporter ATP-binding protein, whose protein sequence is MKTSITPLEMVANPAPTRPQTPAMQPQDGGPPSVTGRHVGHRFADDPWLFRDLDFTLTTGEAVGLCGPSGSGKSTLLSVIAGFETPTEGTIRRSRINRVRWVFQNPHGMPRRTAIDHVVQPLLGQGISRTHAEDEAIAIMSTFHLTKVAAREFRELSGGEAQRLMLARAIASRPDLLLVDEPTAQLDQRTANDIDATLTGLAQGDAIVVIATHDPNTRAACTRVIDLAWHNPNPTPDTKDDTR, encoded by the coding sequence GTGAAAACCAGCATCACACCCCTGGAGATGGTCGCCAATCCCGCACCCACGCGACCACAAACCCCCGCCATGCAGCCTCAAGATGGCGGGCCCCCGTCGGTCACTGGCAGGCACGTGGGCCACCGGTTCGCAGATGACCCCTGGCTGTTCCGCGACCTCGACTTCACCCTTACCACCGGCGAGGCCGTCGGCCTGTGCGGGCCATCCGGCTCCGGAAAATCCACCCTCCTGTCCGTCATCGCCGGATTCGAGACACCTACGGAAGGCACCATCCGCCGCAGCAGGATCAACCGCGTGCGCTGGGTGTTCCAGAACCCCCACGGCATGCCGCGACGTACCGCCATTGACCACGTCGTCCAACCCCTGCTCGGCCAAGGCATCAGCCGCACACATGCCGAAGACGAGGCCATCGCTATCATGAGCACGTTCCACCTGACCAAAGTCGCCGCACGCGAGTTCCGCGAACTGTCCGGAGGCGAGGCCCAGCGCCTCATGCTCGCACGCGCCATCGCCAGCAGACCCGACCTGCTCCTCGTGGATGAACCCACCGCCCAACTCGACCAACGCACCGCCAACGACATCGACGCCACCCTCACCGGACTCGCCCAAGGCGACGCGATCGTCGTCATTGCCACCCACGACCCCAACACCCGGGCCGCCTGCACCCGCGTCATCGACCTCGCATGGCACAACCCGAACCCCACCCCTGACACCAAGGACGACACACGATGA
- the rplI gene encoding 50S ribosomal protein L9: MAEAKVILTKSVNHLGHPGDVVTVKAGYARNYLIPQGLAFAWSKNAAAQIESMKRARLAKAVATREEAVAAKGLIEGSVVEIAAKVSESGKLFGGISADKIAIALSSKAAVNPKNITVDPIKTTGEFAATVALHPEITASFTVKVVAE, from the coding sequence ATGGCTGAAGCTAAGGTTATTCTTACCAAGTCCGTCAATCATCTGGGTCACCCGGGCGACGTCGTGACCGTCAAGGCCGGTTACGCTCGTAACTACCTGATTCCGCAAGGCCTCGCCTTTGCTTGGTCCAAGAACGCTGCTGCTCAGATTGAGTCCATGAAGCGCGCTCGTCTGGCCAAGGCCGTCGCCACCCGCGAAGAGGCTGTTGCCGCCAAGGGTCTGATCGAGGGCTCCGTCGTTGAAATCGCTGCCAAGGTCTCCGAGTCCGGCAAGCTGTTCGGTGGCATTTCCGCCGACAAGATCGCCATCGCTCTGTCTTCCAAGGCTGCCGTCAACCCGAAGAACATCACCGTGGATCCGATCAAGACCACCGGCGAGTTCGCTGCGACCGTCGCTCTGCACCCGGAAATCACCGCTTCCTTCACCGTGAAGGTTGTCGCTGAGTGA
- the rpsR gene encoding 30S ribosomal protein S18, with protein sequence MSRKRPQPPVKPFKKKPNPLKAAKVTEIDYKDVALLRKFISDRGKIRSRRITGVSVQEQRELAKAIKNAREMALLPYATSGR encoded by the coding sequence ATGTCACGCAAGAGGCCGCAGCCGCCGGTCAAGCCGTTTAAGAAGAAGCCGAATCCACTGAAGGCCGCTAAGGTCACCGAGATCGATTACAAGGACGTTGCCCTGCTGCGCAAGTTCATCTCCGATCGCGGCAAGATTCGTTCCCGTCGTATCACCGGTGTTTCCGTGCAGGAACAGCGCGAGCTCGCCAAGGCTATCAAGAACGCCCGCGAGATGGCTCTGCTGCCGTACGCCACTTCCGGTCGCTGA
- a CDS encoding single-stranded DNA-binding protein, translated as MAGETIITVVGNLTADPEIRTVGNGSSVASFTIASTPRTWNRNTGQFEDGQALFMRCSAWRDMAEHCAQSLSKGMRVIAQGRLQQRSYQANDGSQRTVVELQVDEIGPSLRYATAQVTRTSSANGGNFAGNRGGNAFAGGNGGFNNGGFAGNAGGYQGGAGYSGGAGYQGGAAAPANAAPAVQPAPASDPWGNSDNSGSSSFGSFGSSEFGGSSDEPEF; from the coding sequence ATGGCAGGCGAAACGATTATCACTGTGGTGGGTAACCTCACGGCTGATCCCGAAATCCGTACGGTTGGCAACGGCTCGTCCGTGGCCAGCTTCACGATTGCCTCCACTCCGCGCACCTGGAACCGTAATACGGGCCAGTTTGAAGATGGTCAGGCTTTGTTCATGCGCTGCTCCGCGTGGCGCGACATGGCCGAACATTGCGCGCAGAGCCTGAGCAAGGGCATGCGTGTGATCGCGCAGGGTCGTTTGCAGCAGCGTTCCTATCAGGCGAACGATGGTTCCCAGCGCACGGTTGTCGAGCTTCAGGTCGATGAGATTGGCCCGTCCCTGCGCTATGCGACCGCCCAGGTCACACGAACCTCCAGTGCCAACGGTGGTAATTTTGCCGGCAATCGTGGCGGCAATGCTTTCGCTGGTGGCAACGGCGGGTTCAACAACGGTGGCTTCGCCGGCAATGCCGGTGGATATCAGGGCGGTGCCGGGTATTCCGGTGGCGCTGGCTATCAGGGTGGGGCTGCCGCTCCAGCCAATGCCGCGCCCGCCGTGCAGCCTGCTCCGGCATCGGATCCGTGGGGCAATTCGGATAATTCCGGTTCCTCATCGTTCGGTTCCTTTGGCTCCTCCGAATTTGGTGGAAGCAGCGACGAACCGGAATTCTGA
- the rpsF gene encoding 30S ribosomal protein S6, which translates to MSAHKYELMFIADPELDERGLKKLTEQYLETVTKEGGAVENIDIWGRRKLAYEIAGKTEGNYVVVNYSAEPATSDELDRLLNLNESVIRTKILRK; encoded by the coding sequence ATGTCTGCGCATAAGTACGAACTGATGTTCATTGCCGATCCTGAGCTGGATGAGCGCGGTCTGAAGAAGCTGACCGAGCAGTATCTGGAAACTGTCACCAAGGAAGGCGGTGCTGTCGAGAACATCGACATCTGGGGCCGTCGCAAGCTTGCCTACGAGATCGCTGGCAAGACCGAAGGTAACTACGTTGTGGTCAACTACTCCGCTGAGCCGGCCACCAGCGACGAACTCGATCGTCTGCTGAACCTGAACGAATCCGTCATCCGCACGAAGATTCTTCGCAAGTAA
- a CDS encoding ribose-phosphate diphosphokinase: MSAILEGTPDKKLALVTGRAYPEQAHETAKYLGIDVLETTAYDFANGEMYVRYTEPVRGADAFVMQAHTEPINKWIMEQLIMVDAMKRASARSITVVAPFLGYSRQDKKHQGREPITARLIFDLFRAAGADRIMTVDLHAAQEQGFFDGPVDHLTATPVLLDYVRNNMPLENTTIVSPDAGRIKVSEQWAAKLGNLPLAFIHKTRDTTRPNHAEAHGIIGEVEGRDCVVVDDMIDTAGTICEAVRTLNNSGAKSVTLVATHGLLSGPAVERLRNCGAKEIVLTDTVPVPEEKRLPNMTVLSVAPLLAAGIRSVFESGSVSTLLNGLPEDMRPRNIYA, translated from the coding sequence ATGTCGGCGATTCTCGAAGGCACTCCGGATAAGAAATTGGCTTTGGTGACGGGTCGTGCATACCCTGAGCAGGCCCATGAAACCGCGAAATACCTGGGAATCGACGTGCTTGAGACCACGGCTTACGATTTCGCCAACGGCGAGATGTATGTGCGTTACACCGAGCCGGTGCGTGGTGCCGACGCATTCGTGATGCAGGCGCATACCGAGCCGATCAACAAGTGGATCATGGAGCAGCTCATCATGGTTGACGCCATGAAGCGCGCTTCCGCCCGTTCCATCACCGTGGTCGCGCCATTCCTCGGCTATTCCCGTCAGGATAAGAAGCATCAGGGCCGCGAGCCCATCACCGCCCGCCTGATTTTCGACCTGTTCCGCGCAGCCGGTGCCGACCGTATTATGACGGTTGACCTGCATGCCGCTCAGGAGCAGGGCTTCTTCGATGGTCCAGTCGATCATCTCACCGCTACTCCGGTGCTGCTTGACTATGTGCGCAACAACATGCCGCTTGAGAACACCACCATCGTGTCTCCGGATGCCGGCCGTATCAAGGTTTCCGAGCAGTGGGCCGCGAAGCTGGGCAATCTGCCGCTCGCCTTCATTCACAAGACTCGTGACACCACTCGCCCGAACCATGCCGAGGCACATGGCATTATCGGCGAGGTCGAAGGCCGCGACTGCGTGGTGGTTGACGACATGATCGACACCGCAGGCACCATCTGCGAGGCTGTGCGCACACTGAACAACTCCGGCGCGAAGTCCGTGACGCTGGTTGCCACGCATGGTCTGCTGTCCGGCCCCGCCGTGGAACGCCTGAGGAATTGCGGTGCCAAAGAAATCGTACTTACCGACACCGTGCCGGTTCCGGAAGAGAAGCGCCTTCCGAATATGACCGTGCTGTCTGTGGCCCCATTGCTGGCCGCCGGCATTCGCTCCGTGTTCGAATCCGGTTCCGTTTCCACGCTGCTCAACGGCTTGCCCGAAGACATGCGTCCGCGCAACATCTACGCCTGA
- a CDS encoding ATP-binding protein has translation MFKRKAMEKLVFWKEHKNKQAMLVDGARQVGKTSLVEEFGRTNYEHMVEINFIDMPDARRAADNAQNADDLFLAISAYAQDEIIPGKTLIFLDEIQTCRDVVTMIKFLVSRYGDYDFVLSGSLLGVEAKSVESVPVGFLDSITMYPMDFEEYCWANKVPGNVWNEVRLAHKEKRSVNEAVHRRMTDLFHDYLLVGGMPDAVSVFLEQHNIQSLRARQQAIVNRYREDISQYAESLTQARNIRRIFDLIPSELNQQNKRFRVTSLDKHARMERNENNFLWLADAGVALPSYNVEEPRYPLMLSMQSRLFKLFMNDVGLLTCMCGMNVVRDLLNDRTDINFGALYENVVAQELRAHGFPLYYFKNNTIGELDFVVESAAGRVVPVEVKSGKGYRRHRAIDKALATPNYGMERGIVFAESNVECMENIDYLPIYMVSQLMFDDSWAKEETH, from the coding sequence GTGTTCAAGCGAAAAGCCATGGAAAAACTGGTGTTTTGGAAGGAACATAAAAACAAGCAGGCCATGTTGGTCGATGGTGCTCGCCAAGTGGGAAAGACCAGTCTTGTTGAAGAATTTGGTAGAACCAACTACGAGCATATGGTGGAAATCAACTTCATCGACATGCCTGATGCGAGGAGAGCGGCGGACAATGCACAGAACGCAGACGATCTGTTTCTTGCCATTTCCGCATATGCGCAAGATGAAATAATTCCCGGGAAAACCCTTATTTTTTTAGATGAAATTCAGACATGCCGTGACGTGGTCACCATGATTAAATTTCTTGTTTCCCGGTATGGCGATTACGATTTTGTGCTATCAGGCTCGCTGCTTGGCGTTGAAGCAAAATCTGTGGAATCAGTTCCGGTGGGATTTTTGGATTCGATCACCATGTATCCCATGGATTTCGAGGAATATTGTTGGGCGAATAAAGTTCCGGGAAATGTGTGGAATGAAGTTCGTCTGGCCCACAAGGAGAAAAGGTCTGTCAATGAGGCGGTCCATCGAAGAATGACGGATCTTTTCCACGACTATCTTTTGGTGGGAGGTATGCCGGATGCGGTTTCCGTTTTTTTGGAGCAGCACAATATTCAATCATTGCGTGCGCGTCAGCAGGCAATCGTCAATCGGTATCGTGAGGATATTTCGCAGTATGCAGAGAGTCTCACGCAAGCGCGGAATATCCGCCGTATTTTCGATTTGATTCCCAGCGAATTAAATCAGCAGAACAAACGATTCCGTGTGACCAGCCTTGATAAGCATGCCAGAATGGAACGTAATGAAAACAACTTCCTATGGCTGGCTGATGCGGGCGTCGCATTGCCCTCATACAACGTTGAGGAGCCGCGGTATCCGTTGATGTTGTCGATGCAATCTAGATTGTTCAAGCTGTTCATGAATGATGTTGGACTATTGACGTGCATGTGTGGCATGAACGTTGTGCGCGATTTATTGAACGATCGTACTGACATTAATTTCGGTGCATTGTACGAAAATGTGGTGGCTCAGGAACTTCGTGCTCATGGATTCCCGCTGTACTATTTCAAAAATAATACGATTGGTGAGCTTGATTTCGTTGTTGAAAGTGCAGCCGGCAGGGTGGTTCCTGTCGAAGTAAAATCTGGTAAGGGCTATAGACGCCATCGTGCCATCGACAAGGCACTTGCCACACCTAATTATGGTATGGAACGAGGAATTGTTTTTGCGGAGTCCAATGTTGAATGCATGGAAAACATTGATTATCTTCCTATATACATGGTTTCTCAATTAATGTTTGATGATTCTTGGGCTAAAGAGGAGACACATTGA
- a CDS encoding ribokinase — translation MSATEVLSALDRIHGTVSVIGSMNADYTVTAQRLPGPGETITGGPLQLLPGGKSGNQAAAAARIGATVQMFGAVGSDSNADFLLGALGEAGVNTTHVRRVLGPSGTTVITVDATGENTIVYSPGSNAQVTVDYVESVREALVRSSVLGLCLESPIETVTATARMCHEAGVKVLLNDSPFTPSLPAELVEASDVLLVNEHEMVQLLGIDEPENDDWDGFDWGHALEVMRGFGFEQAIVTLGGDGSVVLDSTSATPIQRIAPVRVNAVDTTGCGDSFMGTVLAGLASGMALSEAAELASYVSAYAATGYGAQASYGNAAQIREAYIGR, via the coding sequence ATGAGCGCGACTGAAGTTCTCTCTGCATTGGACCGCATCCACGGCACGGTGTCCGTAATCGGCTCGATGAATGCGGATTACACCGTCACCGCACAGCGTCTGCCAGGGCCGGGGGAGACCATCACCGGCGGTCCGCTGCAGCTGCTGCCAGGCGGCAAATCCGGCAACCAGGCGGCCGCCGCAGCGCGCATCGGCGCAACCGTGCAAATGTTCGGCGCGGTAGGCTCCGATTCCAACGCCGACTTCCTGCTGGGCGCCCTAGGTGAAGCTGGTGTGAATACCACGCATGTTCGCCGCGTGCTTGGGCCATCCGGCACAACCGTGATCACCGTGGATGCAACCGGCGAAAACACCATCGTCTACTCTCCGGGATCGAACGCGCAGGTCACCGTGGATTATGTGGAATCCGTGCGTGAGGCGCTGGTGCGGTCTTCCGTACTTGGCCTGTGCTTGGAAAGCCCGATCGAAACGGTGACGGCCACCGCACGCATGTGCCACGAAGCGGGCGTGAAGGTGCTACTCAACGATTCGCCGTTCACTCCGTCGCTGCCGGCAGAACTGGTTGAAGCATCCGACGTTCTGTTGGTCAACGAGCACGAAATGGTGCAGTTGCTTGGCATTGACGAGCCGGAAAACGATGATTGGGACGGTTTCGACTGGGGTCATGCGCTGGAAGTGATGCGCGGATTCGGTTTCGAACAGGCGATTGTGACGCTCGGTGGCGATGGTTCGGTGGTATTGGATTCCACTTCGGCAACGCCGATTCAGCGGATAGCCCCCGTGCGGGTCAATGCGGTGGATACCACCGGTTGCGGCGACTCGTTCATGGGCACTGTGCTTGCCGGTCTTGCCTCAGGTATGGCACTTTCCGAAGCTGCCGAACTCGCCTCGTACGTGTCCGCATATGCCGCCACCGGTTACGGTGCGCAGGCCTCCTACGGCAATGCCGCGCAAATCCGCGAGGCGTATATCGGACGATAG
- a CDS encoding nucleoside hydrolase, with amino-acid sequence MKKMILDLDTGVDDALAISYALGSPEVKLIGITGTYGNVLVEQGVRNALAVTDLLGHPEVKVYQGLPHSSTTNHFEVLPISAFIHGDNGIGDVDIPDSNRSVETESAVDFIIDAVKTYGKDLVYVPTGPMTNIEAALKKAPEIKDEIGQIVLMGGALTVPGNCNACMEANISQDPEAADYLFRSGAPTTMIGLDVTLQTLLTYKETQQWRDLGTKAGRFLADMTDFYIKAYETTSPHLGGCGLHDPLAVGVAVDPTLVTTLDINMKVDVEGPTRGRTIGDETRLNDPVKTMKVAVGVDVPRFLNEFMTRISGLAAEAE; translated from the coding sequence ATGAAAAAGATGATTCTCGATCTTGATACCGGCGTTGATGACGCACTTGCCATTTCGTATGCCCTGGGAAGCCCGGAAGTCAAGCTGATCGGCATCACCGGTACCTATGGCAACGTGCTTGTCGAGCAAGGTGTGCGCAACGCGCTGGCTGTGACCGACCTGCTCGGCCATCCGGAAGTCAAGGTGTATCAAGGCCTGCCGCACTCCAGCACCACCAACCACTTCGAAGTGCTGCCGATCTCCGCATTCATCCACGGCGACAACGGAATCGGCGACGTGGACATCCCCGATTCCAACCGCTCCGTCGAAACCGAATCCGCGGTCGACTTCATCATCGACGCAGTGAAGACCTACGGCAAGGATCTCGTCTACGTGCCGACCGGTCCGATGACCAACATTGAAGCCGCACTGAAGAAAGCACCGGAAATCAAAGACGAAATCGGCCAGATTGTGCTCATGGGCGGCGCGCTGACCGTACCCGGCAACTGCAACGCCTGCATGGAAGCCAACATTTCGCAGGATCCGGAAGCCGCCGACTACCTGTTCCGTTCCGGCGCACCGACCACCATGATCGGCCTCGACGTAACCCTGCAGACCCTGCTCACCTACAAGGAAACCCAGCAGTGGCGTGACCTCGGCACCAAGGCCGGCAGGTTCCTGGCCGACATGACCGACTTCTACATCAAGGCCTACGAAACCACGTCCCCGCACTTGGGTGGCTGCGGACTGCATGATCCGCTCGCCGTCGGCGTGGCAGTGGACCCGACCCTCGTCACCACCCTCGACATCAATATGAAGGTCGACGTGGAAGGCCCGACCCGCGGACGTACCATCGGCGACGAAACCCGCCTGAACGATCCGGTCAAGACCATGAAGGTGGCCGTCGGCGTTGACGTGCCGCGCTTCCTGAACGAATTCATGACCCGCATCTCCGGCCTCGCAGCCGAAGCCGAATAA
- a CDS encoding LacI family DNA-binding transcriptional regulator, which produces MAYRATLKDVAAAAGVSVTTVSLVLNNRPARVSEGKRKVIADAAKKLNYVPNQSARSLVTKQSQLVALIVPDIENLFFAALAKCVEDECAAQGYSLIVANSDDSRVTEHELLQRLPARGVDGVMLIPARESCVGDAAGRLREDVALVSCPVVLIDRLAQCGWCDAVGFDNYLGGHLAAQYLLEGGHTRIGIVAGDIAESSAAERRRGFVDAIERSGKHFDPALCVEGDYRFGSGYRAADQIIDGGATAVFCCNDVMALGFRQRMAERGLRVTEDMQVIGYDNILKRFGLGWRMTTVEQSVTDLAAACWDMLRGRIDVSVHTKSGMDSVAARPWLSDPQVEVLTPKLVQAACS; this is translated from the coding sequence ATGGCGTATCGTGCGACGCTGAAGGATGTGGCTGCTGCCGCGGGGGTGTCTGTGACGACGGTTTCGCTGGTGTTGAATAATCGTCCTGCTCGCGTGTCTGAGGGGAAGCGCAAGGTCATTGCCGATGCGGCGAAGAAACTGAATTATGTGCCGAATCAGAGCGCGAGAAGCTTGGTGACCAAGCAATCCCAGTTGGTGGCGCTCATTGTGCCTGATATTGAGAACTTGTTTTTTGCGGCACTTGCCAAGTGTGTGGAGGATGAATGCGCCGCGCAGGGGTATTCGCTGATTGTGGCCAATTCCGATGATTCGCGTGTTACTGAGCATGAGTTGTTGCAGCGTCTTCCGGCCCGTGGGGTGGATGGTGTGATGCTGATTCCGGCGCGTGAGTCCTGCGTTGGCGATGCTGCTGGGCGGTTGCGTGAGGATGTGGCGCTTGTGTCGTGCCCGGTGGTGTTGATCGACCGTTTGGCGCAGTGCGGTTGGTGTGATGCGGTTGGTTTTGATAATTATCTTGGCGGCCATTTGGCTGCCCAGTATCTGTTGGAGGGTGGTCATACTCGTATTGGCATTGTCGCCGGCGACATTGCGGAGTCGAGTGCCGCGGAGCGTCGTCGTGGTTTTGTGGATGCTATCGAGCGGTCGGGAAAGCATTTTGATCCTGCGCTGTGTGTTGAGGGGGATTACCGTTTCGGTAGTGGCTATCGGGCTGCTGATCAGATTATTGATGGCGGTGCGACTGCCGTGTTCTGCTGCAATGATGTGATGGCGCTTGGTTTTCGTCAGCGTATGGCGGAGCGCGGGTTACGCGTTACTGAGGATATGCAGGTGATCGGTTACGACAATATTCTCAAGCGATTCGGGCTTGGTTGGCGTATGACCACCGTTGAACAGAGTGTGACTGATCTGGCCGCCGCCTGTTGGGATATGTTGCGTGGGCGGATTGATGTTTCGGTTCATACTAAGTCCGGTATGGATTCGGTGGCTGCTCGTCCGTGGCTTTCCGATCCGCAGGTTGAGGTGCTTACGCCGAAATTGGTGCAGGCGGCCTGCTCGTAA
- a CDS encoding PIN domain-containing protein — translation MTKPVALLDANVFPPVWLLDVLLTMDEHQVFDAVWSQRILEEVRRAMIDRLRRNQKEIENFMDCFISMNPTHCVYGWESSEMMLKLPDADDRHVLAAALVADADYIVTYNLKDFPQAELQKYSIAAVHPDVFLCEMFDVNRNSMLRVMNEVVESKDNPPRTMAEEIAHLRSLRLCEFSERLRDCYGLRA, via the coding sequence ATGACTAAACCAGTCGCTCTTTTGGATGCCAACGTATTCCCGCCCGTGTGGTTGCTTGATGTTCTGCTGACCATGGACGAGCATCAGGTTTTTGATGCGGTATGGTCGCAACGGATTTTGGAAGAAGTCCGCCGTGCGATGATCGATCGGTTACGGCGCAATCAAAAAGAAATCGAGAATTTCATGGACTGTTTCATCTCAATGAATCCAACGCATTGCGTATATGGGTGGGAGTCAAGTGAAATGATGTTGAAACTGCCTGATGCGGATGATCGGCATGTGCTTGCGGCTGCGCTGGTTGCGGATGCGGACTATATCGTTACGTATAATCTGAAAGATTTTCCACAGGCGGAACTCCAGAAGTATTCAATCGCAGCTGTGCACCCTGATGTTTTCCTTTGTGAGATGTTTGATGTGAATCGGAACTCAATGCTTCGTGTCATGAATGAGGTTGTAGAGAGCAAAGATAATCCACCTCGCACGATGGCTGAGGAGATCGCGCATCTGAGGAGTTTGCGGTTATGCGAGTTTTCCGAACGGCTGCGGGATTGCTACGGGTTGCGTGCATGA
- a CDS encoding helix-turn-helix domain-containing protein, producing MSAVLDRPGSKKTVIAAGSRVLVGADGAVVELTPESYEAALNAAMGVMGEHRMITTGDAARLLDCSARTVARILDSGRLPFVRNGAAGRRMVDVVDVMDYRSEEMERMRESLASMRRAARDFNLNDDEMTDYVSQFDA from the coding sequence ATGAGTGCTGTATTGGATCGGCCTGGCTCCAAGAAAACCGTGATCGCGGCGGGGAGCCGTGTGCTGGTTGGTGCGGATGGCGCGGTTGTGGAATTGACGCCTGAGTCTTATGAGGCTGCGCTTAATGCGGCAATGGGGGTGATGGGCGAGCATCGGATGATCACCACGGGGGATGCTGCCCGACTGTTGGATTGCTCGGCTCGCACGGTTGCGCGCATTTTGGATTCGGGGCGTCTGCCATTCGTGCGTAATGGCGCCGCAGGGCGTCGCATGGTCGACGTTGTTGACGTGATGGATTACCGCAGTGAGGAGATGGAACGGATGCGTGAGTCCCTCGCGTCAATGCGTCGTGCAGCGCGAGACTTCAATCTGAACGACGACGAAATGACTGACTACGTGTCGCAGTTCGATGCCTAA